In a genomic window of Methylovirgula sp. 4M-Z18:
- a CDS encoding SOS response-associated peptidase: MCGRFNIVSAPSLMREHFGYAETPNFPPRYNVAPTQPVPVVRRERDAEGRVGRHFVLMRWGFLPSWVKDPKDFPLLINARAETVTDKASFRAAFQRRRCLMIADGFYEWRRVAGARGKAAATPFLIRRKDREPLALGALWENWLGADGSEIETCCVVTTAANGTTAAIHDRMPVILAREDYEAWLNPDVPVSQAMQLTHPAADDLLDLTEISSRVNKVANDDAGVMEPVRNEPPEPQRTLF, translated from the coding sequence ATGTGCGGGCGTTTTAACATCGTTTCGGCGCCGAGCCTCATGCGGGAGCATTTCGGCTATGCGGAGACGCCGAATTTTCCGCCGCGCTACAATGTGGCGCCGACCCAGCCCGTGCCGGTGGTGCGCCGCGAGCGTGATGCGGAGGGGCGTGTCGGTCGGCATTTCGTGCTGATGCGTTGGGGTTTTCTGCCGAGCTGGGTCAAGGATCCGAAGGATTTTCCGCTTCTGATCAACGCGCGCGCCGAAACGGTGACTGACAAGGCGAGCTTCCGCGCGGCGTTTCAGCGCCGCCGCTGCCTGATGATCGCGGACGGATTTTATGAGTGGCGGCGCGTCGCCGGCGCGCGTGGCAAAGCGGCGGCGACGCCGTTCCTCATTCGACGCAAGGATCGTGAGCCTTTGGCTTTGGGAGCCCTGTGGGAAAATTGGCTTGGCGCCGACGGCAGCGAAATCGAAACCTGCTGCGTGGTGACGACAGCGGCGAATGGCACGACGGCGGCCATCCACGACCGGATGCCGGTGATCCTGGCGCGTGAGGATTATGAAGCCTGGCTCAACCCCGATGTTCCGGTGTCGCAAGCGATGCAGCTGACGCATCCGGCGGCAGACGATCTGCTCGATCTCACCGAAATTTCCAGCCGCGTGAACAAAGTGGCGAATGACGATGCGGGTGTCATGGAGCCGGTGCGGAACGAGCCGCCGGAGCCGCAGCGGACCTTGTTTTGA
- a CDS encoding TlyA family RNA methyltransferase has protein sequence MTEETQRLDVALVARGLFASRAKAQEAILAGLVNVNGKPAAKPSEQVAPSADIQAEAPYPYVSRGGVKLAEALNAFHYVPQDRICLDIGASTGGFTDVLLRRGAAKVYAIDVGDRQLHETIAANPRVVSFEKTDARNLAATMFEAPPSLIVFDVSFISLKLLLAPVLKLAAPQADMVALIKPQFEAGPRYVRKGIVRDREVHAIVCDDIAREIERLGWKTTNVIVSPIDGGDGNREFLIGASRG, from the coding sequence ATGACCGAAGAAACCCAACGCCTTGATGTCGCGCTGGTCGCGCGCGGATTGTTTGCGAGCCGCGCCAAGGCGCAGGAGGCCATTTTGGCTGGCCTCGTCAACGTCAATGGCAAGCCGGCGGCAAAGCCGTCTGAGCAGGTCGCGCCGAGTGCCGATATTCAGGCCGAAGCGCCTTATCCCTACGTGTCGCGCGGCGGCGTGAAGCTGGCTGAAGCGTTGAACGCGTTTCATTATGTTCCGCAGGACCGTATCTGTCTCGACATCGGCGCCTCGACGGGCGGTTTTACCGATGTATTGTTGCGGCGCGGCGCGGCGAAGGTTTACGCGATCGATGTCGGTGACCGGCAATTGCACGAGACCATCGCCGCCAATCCGCGCGTCGTCTCGTTTGAAAAGACCGACGCACGCAATCTCGCCGCCACAATGTTCGAGGCGCCGCCGTCGCTGATCGTGTTCGATGTCAGCTTCATCTCGCTCAAGCTTCTGCTTGCACCCGTGTTGAAACTCGCCGCGCCGCAGGCCGATATGGTGGCGCTCATCAAGCCGCAATTCGAAGCCGGTCCGCGCTATGTGCGCAAAGGCATCGTGCGCGATCGCGAAGTGCATGCCATCGTCTGCGACGACATTGCGCGCGAGATCGAACGGTTGGGCTGGAAGACCACGAACGTGATCGTTTCGCCGATCGACGGCGGTGACGGCAATCGCGAATTTCTCATCGGCGCGTCACGCGGATGA